In one Dermacentor variabilis isolate Ectoservices chromosome 4, ASM5094787v1, whole genome shotgun sequence genomic region, the following are encoded:
- the LOC142578265 gene encoding membrane metallo-endopeptidase-like 1, translating to MNSPAEARPPPNKSVKKKGEVRGSKPRSAAGQRRKRPPSGSDGATSSPQGSGGSIISAEAAAVRRALQSTSSTAPEGVTAAADRPRGVSNDAAPRAAPLPSTKTQDAQLPLSKYSSPLFSLPSASAKCRSENKSRRLLVCRGLDSTHWLVCCTLSGIVVVVLSTLWVISSVWSLPHNASYACVTQGCLAYSRRLLASINSSVNPCTSFTRFVCDGWQHGQRLSVWEDQFHFVLDRLTKELQGVDIPKTEQNEEQQAAAVYSSCTSVLNGGSDELESVKAALEDAGIVWPRPSKGADVLRTLLHSSFKLGWDVLFDIYVSPADRTVKIAVDPGKCLLFVLTKRERLTDTKQKKAYFEFLKKTFQRAGTVAVSFEETFDIAEPVLDILGELSARVSDEHPTAAGGLSHAPEIGLTEYRWLSILQGYNVSVANGLLLETSRVDYLEAALNFWKKHGSDAFHSFVSWCTVQVAALFARRDLVLNYYDQSPRLADIYHRAFCLGRSMFFSRKAPFSRYNAHVLHGNSEAIARQLTLLVRSAFSKRLSKWEYFDESITVVSNWSSLERAFRNFEPSDEENASATARARHMTSSFLSNWRQSVRERPTEEVEKIIRTIYNLDYYYLSYKFYDFQLMPYALSFPLFDVGRPASLNYGGFGAEVSSALGELLLLSYEEGKNVSQARSLIECVRSGPFGAVKNPEMYTAYAIGYGPLVDAYKNYANGSDWAVLGLEKYTGLQLLFIALCYLACEGNDTTDGESVCNIPVQYLPEFAEAFQCAPGDPMNLASRCRLP from the exons ATGAATTCCCCCGCGGAGGCCCGCCCCCCACCGAACAAGTCAGTCAAGAAGAAGGGGGAAGTCAGGGGTTCGAAGCCACGCTCGGCCGCTGGCCAACGACGAAAGCGTCCGCCCAGCGGTTCTGACGGCGCCACCAGCTCACCCCAAG GGTCAGGCGGTAGTATAATTTCGGCCGAAGCCGCTGCAGTCAGACGTGCCCTTCAGAGTACGAGCTCCACTGCACCCGAAGGCGTCACCGCTGCTGCAGATCGTCCCCGAGGCGTTTCGAACGACGCCGCTCCTCGGGCAGCGCCTTTGCCCTCTACAAAGACCCAGGACGCTCAGCTGCCCTTGAGCAAGTACAGTTCGCCATTGTTTTCCCTGCCCTCAGCAAGCGCCAAGTGTCGCAGTGAAAACAAGTCAAGGAGGCTTCTG GTGTGCAGGGGCCTCGACTCGACGCACTGGCTCGTTTGTTGCACGTTATCAGGCATTGTCGTCGTGGTGCTATCGACGCTGTGGGTCATCAGCTCTGTCTGGTCTTTGCCGCACAACGCCTCCTACGCCTGCGTGACCCAAGGCTGCCTTGCCTATTCGCGTCGGCTCCTCGCATCCATCAACAGTTCCGTGAACCCGTGCACGAGCTTCACGCGCTTCGTTTGTGACGGTTGGCAGCACGGTCAACGCCTCAGTGTGTGGGAAGACCAGTTCCACTTCGTCTTGGACAGGCTCACTAAAGAACTGCAGGGTGTCGACATACCCAAGACGGAACAGAACGAGGAGCAGCAGGCGGCCGCCGTGTACAGCAGTTGCACCAGCGTGCTTAACGGAGGTAGCGACGAGCTCGAATCCGTCAAGGCCGCACTCGAAGATGCTGGTATCGTCTGGCCCAGGCCATCCAAGGGTGCCGACGTGCTTCGAACTCTGTTGCACAGCTCCTTCAAACTAGGCTGGGACGTCCTCTTCGATATCTACGTGTCGCCGGCAGACCGTACCGTGAAGATAGCTGTCGACCCTGGAAAATGTCTCCTCTTCGTGCTGACAAAGCGGGAGCGCCTGACGGATACGAAGCAGAAGAAGGCATACTTTGAATTCTTGAAGAAGACCTTCCAACGGGCCGGCACAGTCGCCGTAAGCTTCGAAGAGACGTTCGACATCGCGGAACCTGTGCTGGACATACTGGGCGAACTTTCTGCACGGGTGTCCGACGAGCACCCAACTGCGGCTGGCGGTTTGTCTCACGCTCCGGAGATAGGCCTCACCGAATACCGATGGCTGTCCATCCTACAAGGATATAACGTTAGTGTCGCGAATGGCCTCCTGCTTGAAACGAGCCGTGTGGATTATCTTGAAGCCGCGTTAAACTTTTGGAAGAAACACGGTTCGGACGCTTTCCACTCGTTCGTGTCCTGGTGCACAGTCCAAGTTGCGGCGCTATTCGCAAGGAGAGACCTTGTTCTAAACTACTACGACCAGAGCCCTCGTCTGGCAGATATCTACCACAGGGCCTTTTGCCTGGGTAGGTCCATGTTCTTCTCCAGGAAGGCACCGTTCTCGAGGTACAACGCTCACGTTCTCCACGGGAACTCGGAGGCTATCGCGAGGCAACTGACGCTGCTCGTGCGAAGTGCATTTTCGAAGCGTCTGTCCAAGTGGGAATATTTCGACGAGAGCATCACTGTCGTCAGCAACTGGAGCTCGCTGGAAAGGGCATTTAGGAACTTCGAACCCAGCGATGAGGAGAACGCGTCTGCAACAGCTCGGGCAAGGCACATGACGAGCTCCTTCTTAAGCAACTGGCGGCAGTCGGTGCGCGAGCGACCAACGGAGGAAGTCGAAAAAATTATTCGCACCATCTACAATCTCGACTACTACTACCTGTCCTACAAGTTTTACGATTTCCAGCTGATGCCGTACGCCCTGTCCTTCCCGCTTTTTGACGTCGGTCGGCCCGCGTCTCTCAATTACGGAGGCTTTGGGGCCGAGGTGTCTAGCGCTCTCGGCGAGCTGCTCCTCCTCTCCTACGAGGAAGGGAAAAACGTGTCCCAAGCACGGTCACTGATCGAATGCGTCCGCTCTGGGCCGTTCGGTGCGGTCAAGAATCCCGAGATGTACACAGCGTACGCAATCGGATACGGCCCGCTTGTGGATGCGTATAAGAACTACGCTAACGGTTCGGACTGGGCCGTGCTCGGGCTCGAAAAATACACGGGTCTGCAACTGCTTTTCATTGCGCTGTGCTACTTGGCGTGCGAAGGCAACGACACAACAGACGGCGAATCGGTGTGCAACATACCGGTGCAATACCTGCCCGAATTCGCGGAGGCTTTTCAGTGCGCACCGGGCGATCCCATGAACCTTGCCAGTCGGTGTAGGCTGCCCTGA